One Mycolicibacterium rufum genomic window, GTGGACGGCTGGACCGCGGGCACCCCGGTCGAAGCGCTCACCGACGGCGACGCGCTGCTGGCGATCGGGATGAACGGCCAGCCGCTGCCGATCGAGCACGGGTACCCGGCTCGTCTGGTGGTCCCCGGCCTGTACGGCTACGTCTCGGCGACCAAGTGGGTGGTCGACCTCGAGCTGACCCGGTTCGACCGCGCGCAGGCCTACTGGACCAAGCTGGGTTGGGGCGAGCGCGGCCCGATCAAGACCGAATCGCGCATCGACGTGCCGCGCGCCGGCCAGGACGTGCCCGCCGGCCCGGTGACGTTCGGCGGCGTCGCCTGGGCGCAGGGCCGCGGGGTGCGCACCGTCGAGGTGCAGATCGACGACGGCGACTGGCAGCAGGCCACACTCGGCGCCTCGTACTCGAACGACACGTGGCGGCTGTGGAGCTTCGATTGGGAGGCGGCCGGCCCCGGCTTCCACACGATCACGGTCCGGGCCACCGACAACACCGGGTACACGCAGACCCCCGATCGGGCCGACCCGGTCCCCGACGGTGCGACGGGCTGGCACTCCATCACGTTCAAGGTGACGTGAGCCGGCTGTCGGACCGGCGTGCCAGGGTGAAGGCGTGCTGCTCGTAGACGTCGCCCGCGCGTCCGCCGACGTGGCCGCGTCGTCGTCGCGGCGGGCGAAGACCGCCCGCATCGCCGAGGTGCTGAGCCGGGCAGGGGCCGAGGACCCCGGCGCGGTGGCCGTGGTGGTGTCCTGGCTGTCGGGTGAGCTCACCCAGCGGCAGATCGGGGTGGGCTGGGCGGCGCTGCGGTCGCTGCCCGCGCCGAGCCTCGAGCCCGGGCTCACGGTCGGTGAGGTCGACGCGCTGTTCACCGAGATCGGGGCGACCGCCGGTCGGGGCTCGCAGGCGCGGCGTGCCGACCTGCTGAGCCGGCTGTTCGCCGCGGCCACCGAGGTCGAGCAGACGTTTCTGCGCAGGCTGCTCGGCGGTGAGCTCCGCCAGGGTGCCCTGGTCGGGGTGATGGCCGACGCGGTCGCCGCCGCGGCGGGCCTGCCGGCCGCCGGGGTGCGGCGGGCTGCGATGCTCGGCGGGGACCTGCCCGCGGTGGCCGCCGCGGCGCTCACCGGCGGACAGCAGGCCCTCGAGCAGTTCACGCTGCGGGTCGGCAGGCCGGTCGGCCCGATGCTCGCCCAGACCGCCACCGGCGTCGCCGACGCGTTGGAGCGCCTCGGCGGCAGCGCGGTCTTCGAGGTCAAGCTGGACGGGGCGCGGGTGCAGATCCACCGCGCCGGGCAGAACGTGTCGGTCTTCACCCGCAGCCTCGACGACGTCACCGCCCGGCTGCCCGAGGTCGTCGAGGCCACGCTCGCGCTGCCGGTTCAGACGCTGATCGCCGACGCCGAGGCCATCGCGTTGCGACCCGACGGGCGTCCGCACCGGTTCCAGGTCACCGCGTCGCGGTTCGGCCGCCGCGGCGGCGCCGGTCCCGGCGATCAGCGGCTCTCGGTGTTCTTCTTCGACCTGCTGCACGTCGACGGCGCGGACCTCCTCGACCGTCCGGCCCACGAGCGCAGCGCCGCACTGGCGGCGATCGTGCCGGAGCGTCAGCGGGTCGACCGGCTGCTCACCTCCGATGCCGACGAGGCCCAGCGGTTCCTGGACAGGACGCTGGCCGCGGGCCACGAGGGGGTGATGGCGAAGTCCGCCGACGCCCCGTACGAGGCGGGACGCCGCGGCGCCGGATGGCTCAAGGTCAAACCGGTACACACCCTCGACCTGGTGGTGCTGGCCGTCGAATGGGGTTCGGGCCGGCGTACGGGCAAGCTGTCGAACATCCACCTCGGAGCGCGCGACACCGCCACCGGCGAGCTGAAGATGCTGGGCAAGACCTTCAAGGGCATGACCGACGAGATGCTGGACTGGCAGACACAGCGGTTCCTGGAGTTGGCCGACGGGCCGACCGACGGCTACGTCGTCAGAGTGCGTCCGGAGCAGGTCGTCGAGATCGCCTTCGACGGGATCCAGACCTCGACGCGCTACCCCGCCGGCATGGCCCTGCGCTTCGCCCGGGTGCTGCGCTACCGGGACGACAAGACCGCCGCCGAGGCCGACACCGTCGACACCGTGCGCGCGCACTACGACCGGGCCACCTGAAAGGGGAAACGGGGGTTCCGTCCCGGGCCCGGATTGTCCGGTGCGAGTATCGACACGAGGCACGCGCGTCGAGCCGACGAGGGAGGGACTCGGAGGATCATGGCCACACCCACAGCCGCGCCATCGGGGCGCATCGAGGAAACCGTCGGTGACATCACCTACGTGAGGACGGACAAGGATCTGCCGCCGGTCGCAATCATCGACCGGTCGCCGATCACCGCCAAACACAAGATCGTCTTCGCCGTCGTCGCGGTGGTCGGGGCGCTGGCCTGGGCGATGATCGCGTTCTTCCGCGGGGAGACCGTGAACGCGGTGTGGTTCGTGGTCGCCGCGATCTGCACCTACGTCATCGGGTTCCGCTTCTACGCCCGGCTGATCGAGATGAAGGTGGTGCGGCCGCGCGACGACATCGCCACCCCCGCCGAGGTTTTCGAGAACGGCACCGACTACATGCCCACCGATCGGCGGGTGCTCTACGGGCATCACTTCGCCGCGATCGCCGGCGCGGGCCCGCTGGTCGGTCCCGTACTGGCCACCCAGATGGGTTATCTGCCCGGGGCGATCTGGATCATCATCGGCGCCGTCGTGGCCGGCTGCGTCCAGGACTACCTCGTGCTGTCGATCTCGGTGCGCCGCCGGGGCCGCTCGCTGGGGCAGATGGCGCGCGACGAACTCGGCGTGGTGGGCGGCATCGCCGCGATCGTCGGCGTGCTGGTGATCATGGTGATCCTGTTGGCCGTGCTCGCGCTGGTGGTGGTGGGCGCGCTCGCCGAGAGCCCGTGGGGCGTGTTCTCGATCGCGATGACGATCCCCATCGCGATCTTCATGGGTCTGTACCTGAGGTTCCTGCGGCCCGGCCGGGTCTCGGAGGTCTCCGTGATCGGCGTGGCCCTGCTGCTGCTGGCCGTCGTGTCGGGTGGCTGGGTGGCCGAAACCTCCTGGGGCGTCGAGTGGTTCACGCTGTCGAAGGTGGCGCTGTCGTGGTGCATCATCCTCTACGGCCTGGCAGCCTCGGTGCTGCCGGTATGGCTGCTGCTGGCGCCCCGCGACTACCTGTCCACCTTCATGAAGGTGGGCACCATCGCGCTGCTGGCCGTCGGCATCCTGGTGGCCCGCCCGGTGATGGAGGCGCCGGCCATCTCGTCGTTCGCCGCCAGCGGGTCGGGCCCGGTGTTCGCCGGATCGCTGTTCCCGTTCCTGTTCATCACGATCGCCTGCGGTGCGTTGTCGGGCTTCCACGCCCTGATCTCCTCCGGCACGACACCGAAGCTGCTGGAGAAGGAAAGCCAGATGCGGCTGATCGGATACGGCGGCATGCTGACCGAGTCGTTCGTCGCGATCATGGCGCTGATCACCGCGGCCATCATCAACCAGCACTTGTACTTCACGATGAACGCCCCGTCGGCGTCGACGGGCACCACCGCGCAGAGCGCGGCCGACTACGTCAACGGCCTCGGGCTCTCCGGTGCGCCGATCAGCGCTCAGGAGATCGACGACGCCGCCCGCAGCGTCGGCGAGGAGACGATCGTGTCGCGCACCGGTGGTGCGCCCACGCTGGCCTTCGGGATGTCCGAAGTGCTGCACCAGGTGTTCGGGGGCACCGGGCTCAAGCCGTTCTGGTACCACTTCGCGATCATGTTCGAGGCGCTGTTCATCCTGACCACCGTCGACGCCGGGACGCGCGTGGCGCGATTCATGCTCTCCGACGGACTGAGCAACCTGGGCGGCCCCATGACGAAGCTGCGCAACCCGAGCTGGCGCGTCGGCGCGTGGGTGTGCAGCATCATTGTCGTCGCCGCGTGGGGCAGCATCCTGCTGATGGGTGTGACCGATCCGCTGGGCGGGATCAACACCCTGTTCCCGCTGTTCGGTATCGCCAACCAGCTGCTGGCCGCGATCGCACTGACCGTCGTCACCGTCGTGATCATCAAGCGCGGTCAGCTCAAATGGGCGTGGATACCCGGCATCCCGCTGATGTGGGATCTCATCGTGACCATGACGGCGTCGTGGCAGAAGATCTTCTCCGGCGATCCGAAGGTCGGGTACTGGACGCAGCACTTCTCCTAC contains:
- a CDS encoding ATP-dependent DNA ligase yields the protein MLLVDVARASADVAASSSRRAKTARIAEVLSRAGAEDPGAVAVVVSWLSGELTQRQIGVGWAALRSLPAPSLEPGLTVGEVDALFTEIGATAGRGSQARRADLLSRLFAAATEVEQTFLRRLLGGELRQGALVGVMADAVAAAAGLPAAGVRRAAMLGGDLPAVAAAALTGGQQALEQFTLRVGRPVGPMLAQTATGVADALERLGGSAVFEVKLDGARVQIHRAGQNVSVFTRSLDDVTARLPEVVEATLALPVQTLIADAEAIALRPDGRPHRFQVTASRFGRRGGAGPGDQRLSVFFFDLLHVDGADLLDRPAHERSAALAAIVPERQRVDRLLTSDADEAQRFLDRTLAAGHEGVMAKSADAPYEAGRRGAGWLKVKPVHTLDLVVLAVEWGSGRRTGKLSNIHLGARDTATGELKMLGKTFKGMTDEMLDWQTQRFLELADGPTDGYVVRVRPEQVVEIAFDGIQTSTRYPAGMALRFARVLRYRDDKTAAEADTVDTVRAHYDRAT
- a CDS encoding carbon starvation CstA family protein, whose product is MATPTAAPSGRIEETVGDITYVRTDKDLPPVAIIDRSPITAKHKIVFAVVAVVGALAWAMIAFFRGETVNAVWFVVAAICTYVIGFRFYARLIEMKVVRPRDDIATPAEVFENGTDYMPTDRRVLYGHHFAAIAGAGPLVGPVLATQMGYLPGAIWIIIGAVVAGCVQDYLVLSISVRRRGRSLGQMARDELGVVGGIAAIVGVLVIMVILLAVLALVVVGALAESPWGVFSIAMTIPIAIFMGLYLRFLRPGRVSEVSVIGVALLLLAVVSGGWVAETSWGVEWFTLSKVALSWCIILYGLAASVLPVWLLLAPRDYLSTFMKVGTIALLAVGILVARPVMEAPAISSFAASGSGPVFAGSLFPFLFITIACGALSGFHALISSGTTPKLLEKESQMRLIGYGGMLTESFVAIMALITAAIINQHLYFTMNAPSASTGTTAQSAADYVNGLGLSGAPISAQEIDDAARSVGEETIVSRTGGAPTLAFGMSEVLHQVFGGTGLKPFWYHFAIMFEALFILTTVDAGTRVARFMLSDGLSNLGGPMTKLRNPSWRVGAWVCSIIVVAAWGSILLMGVTDPLGGINTLFPLFGIANQLLAAIALTVVTVVIIKRGQLKWAWIPGIPLMWDLIVTMTASWQKIFSGDPKVGYWTQHFSYRNAKDAGETAFGAAKNPGQLDAVIRNTFIQGTLSIIFALLVLIVFAAGVAMALKAIRGRGAPLAEDEPVPSRMFAPSGMFLTAAEKEVQKQWDALPREHAGHSVRSAGTSGH